A segment of the Microbacterium luteolum genome:
TGGACGGGATCGTGCCGCGGAAGACGGGCATGTCCTTCAGCGAGACGAGCGCGTAGTCGGCGCGGGCGTATATCTCCGGCATCCGCTCGCGCGGGACGGGGTCCTGGAAGCGCACGTTGTCGGCGCCCAGCTCGCCGACGAGCGCCTGCAGGTCGGCCTTCACCACGCCGTCGCCGACGAGAGTCAGCGTGACCCCTGCATCCGCCGCAGCGTGCGCGGCACGGACAGCGGTGCCGAGGTCCTGCATATCGCCGACGTTGCCGGCGTACACGATCTCGGCGCGCGGTGCATCGGCCGCGGGGAGCACGGATTCGACGGGCTCGCCGGCATCCGCCCAGTTGTAGACGAGATGCGCGCGGTCCTCAGGGACGCCCCGCGACACCAGCGTCGACACCATGGTCGGAGCGATGCCGATGACCCCGGCGGCGCGCTTGTAGGCACTGCGCAGCCAGGGACCGAGAGCCCCGGAGATGACGCGCTCCTTCGTGCCGCCGGCCATCATCGACGATCCGACGATGGAGTCGGGCCACAGGTCCTGCACATGCAGCACGTACGGGCGCCCGCCGGTGACGCGCCACAGCCACGGACCGAACCCGGCCGTCATCTGGGTGGCGTAGACGTAGACGACGTCGGCTCCGCGCGAGAGGCGCCGGGCCGTCGCCGAGCTGAACGCGAAGGAGAAGTAGTTGAGCATGCGCTTGAGCGCGCTCTGCGAATGATCGGCGAACAGCGGCACCCGACGGATCTCGACCGCGCCGTATCGCTCCGTCGACCGCCAGCGCTGGCGATAGCCGGGGAAGACCTTGCCGGTCGGATAGTTCGGAAAGCCCGTGAGCACCTTCACCTGGTGCCCGCGCGCGGCGAGGCCCTGGGCGAGGTCAGCCGGCAGCGGCACGGCCTCCGGCGGGTAGTACTGCGAGACGATCAGCACCCTCACGGCGTCGCCCTGTCTTCGAGCAGTCGCGCAGGCACGCCGACCACGGTCGTGCCGCCCGCGACGTCCTTCGTCACGCAGGCCGCAGCCCCCACAGTCGCCCCCGCCCCGACCGTCAGCCCCGCGAGCACGACAGAGCCGGCGCCGAGGAGAACACCGCTCTCGACGATGACGTTGCCCGAGACGATCGCACCGGGATTGACCGAGACGAAGTCGGCGAGCGTCGCATCATGCCCGAGGATGCTGGCCGGGTTGAGGTGCACGTGGTCGCCGATGCTCACGTTCGTCGAGACCTGCACGCC
Coding sequences within it:
- a CDS encoding glycosyltransferase family 4 protein — its product is MRVLIVSQYYPPEAVPLPADLAQGLAARGHQVKVLTGFPNYPTGKVFPGYRQRWRSTERYGAVEIRRVPLFADHSQSALKRMLNYFSFAFSSATARRLSRGADVVYVYATQMTAGFGPWLWRVTGGRPYVLHVQDLWPDSIVGSSMMAGGTKERVISGALGPWLRSAYKRAAGVIGIAPTMVSTLVSRGVPEDRAHLVYNWADAGEPVESVLPAADAPRAEIVYAGNVGDMQDLGTAVRAAHAAADAGVTLTLVGDGVVKADLQALVGELGADNVRFQDPVPRERMPEIYARADYALVSLKDMPVFRGTIPSKFQAVLSAGVPVVTTVQGDVRRLVEDGDVGLTADAESVASLEAAFRSAAARTTDERAAMAERGRTMYDTHFSRESGISRIEELLSAAAKGTSRRR